The Poecilia reticulata strain Guanapo linkage group LG10, Guppy_female_1.0+MT, whole genome shotgun sequence sequence GaggaatttaattaaatattatttttccttgaTTGTATTTGTGCCGTTGCTACCGTAAAACACTCATTGAACGGATATCAGTCACAACTCGCACAAGTGGTTAAAACTGCAACATACTAACAGTGCTTTGCTGAACATTACAGTTAAACATATAAActataaaactttacattttgacagCAGAACAAGTTTATCTTACACAGAtcccatttctctttttcagtaCATATCATGAAAATTAAACTCAGTTTGAGAAACTGACATCAAACCATACAAACTGCCACTGATGGGTTAGTGTGGTGAAAATTGGGTTATGCTATTGTAGTTTGTTACAATGCTTGTCCGTAAACTTCAACAGTCTCTCAGTGGTTGGTTGTTACAGGAGTGATGATCAAGGCAGCTGAATTTTGTCCTCCCTCATTGATGCAGGGACTGAAGAAAGGGAAGAGCTTTGTGGTGAAGCTGTTTCCCGTAAAGGAGAAGATGATTGCCCTTGCGTCCACATCGTAAAAGGAAACTTGTCCTTCCTCATAGTCTACAAAAACTCCAACCTTTTCAGGTATCTGCCTCACTGGCAGGTTTACAGCGGGGCCAGCATTGGCTGTGAGCCCATTTCCATTTCTATACCAGATGGTCCAGTATCCATTCTTCGGACTCAGTCTGATATCCCCCTTCCTGTTGATAGACTCACTCACCACTCCCAAATCCCACTGAGGTTTGCCTTTCACCTGAACCTCGTAGTAAAACTTTCCAGAGGAAAAACCTTCTTTTGCCAGAACATTGAGGACCTTTTGAAACCTCTCTGGTTTGTTGTCGACATTCCTTTTTTGGTATCCAGTGGCAACTTGCTTCCCATCAGCTGAAATATTCAATAAAGGGTGTGCTGTGTCAGGATCGAATGTCACATCTACAGCATACCGCTGCTTCTCTCTAAAGGTAGGATCGCacagtgtatttattttacttttgaccgatctctgcagctcctccatggCGTCTTGTATTGCAAACTCGGCAGTGTTAAGTTTCAGATCGGACCAGTCCTTTACCTTGGGTGAAGATACTGTAAAAGAAAGGGCATTCTCGAGAAATGTGAAGTCATCATCTGTGAGAGAAATTTTATcaagttgttcttttttctcttttatttgcaaaatttcTGCATCCAGCTCTGTAGTGAAATCTATCCCGTCTTTCTCAATCTGTTGCAGCTTTGTATTGATTACCTCAGTCAGCTCAATTTGGCTTCTCTGAATGTAATCCACAACAGCAGCCATCACATGGTTTTTGTATGACAGTGCTTGTTCTGCATTTTTCCTGACCCCGTCCAACCAGGATGGAATGTCAAGACTTATCTGCTGACGTGTCTCGATCAATTGATCAGTGCTTTCCTTGTCTTTCTCCAGCTTAGTTTTTCTTATCTTTGCCTCCTCTTCTAAAGTCACCACCGTGTGCGTTCTATGGTCTTTGACTTTGCAGgacaaacagagaaacatttgaTCTCCCCTGCAAAAGAACTCAAAAGGTTCGCCATGTGTCTTGCATAACCTGTTCTGGAGGTCATTGACTGGCTGGATTAGCTTGTGTCTCTGTAAGTTGGGTAATGTTTGATGAGGCTGCAGGTGTGTTTTGCAGAATGACATAAAACATACTAAACAAGACTTCACAGCAGCGGACTTGCACAGATTGCACAGCACTTTCCCAACCAGTGCTTCTTGAAGGGGTGAAGACGACTTCCTTCTCACTGCGTTTTTGAATCTTTCCGCCATATCAGCAATGAAAATATTCACCCGGAGCATTGGCTTTGAGTGATACGTCTCTTTGCACAGCGGGCATTCAAAGAGACGACTAACTGTTTCCCAGTGTTTTGTGATGCAATCTTGACAAAAAGTGTGTCCACAAGGAATTGACACAGGTTTCGTGAACACATCCAGGCAGATAGAGCAAGAAAAATTATCATCACTCATTAGACTTGTGGCAGAAGCCATTTCtagaagaaagagagagagaattaaTTTTTATAACATAACATTTGTTTCCATCTAAGTTCACATATAAAACTCCACAATAAACTTGTGGAACAAAACATTACCTGATATATAAAGACTTTAGTGAAACTTGTAAGAGAAGCTTAAACTTGTCCccgtctctctttttctttctgtttcactttggtCATGTGATCTGACTTCCTCATAGCTCTGAAAACAGTTAACCCTTAACAGGCAGACATAGCCAGCAGCTTTGTTCCCcctctatttttcattttcagctgagCTTGgtcacaaaggaaaaaaaaaatgttgcaaatctATATATCAAAGGCCTGCATCTccagtgattttttatttagttgtgcATAATTCATGTTCCTCTTTGACTGTTGCCAGtgtatttctgtctgaaaatcTTTTCATGTACAGTTTGACCTGCCAGTGGATTCAAAGttgtaaaacaggaaaatgaaaaattcacaACTTTTACATGACAAGTGGATTTTGGGAATCGACACACAAAGCTGTGCAGTCAACATCATCCTTTTGTTCCATAGAGAAACAAAGGCTTTTAATATTTCTATGTCTATGAGGAAAAAGGTTTGAACATTTAGCAGGGGactatttttgtgtatttctgaaTGGAAGGGATTTTgctaattcaattaaaaatattaatctccTTTACTGTTACAGATTTTATACACACAatgatatatttaatttttttccacatttctgagAACTAtacataaaaccaaagaaagaaatgttatgGTCTAAGTCCAGGCTTCAAGAGCAATAATCCTGCATGATTACATGCAGCCCTTCTCCAGCTCACCTTGTAGGAAGTTCCTGAATACTCTTTGAACAGTATTGTGAACAATATTGTCTTGTTTAGAGATGTCAAAGTTAATATCCCTCTGAACTTTCCCTCATTTCCTGATATAGAAATCAAAATTGTCACTGTTTTTTGATAAGGTTTTATGTTATTGATCAGCACAAGTTAAGAATGTTTGTTGTAGTGCAAAGTAATGACTCACAGGAGCTGAATGTACAACACCCTTTGTAGATCTTTACTGGCAAAAACGTCCATTTCACAGATATGCACTGtgttgtgttggtctgtcataaaatcccaataaaacacctTGATTTATGTGGTTGtcaagtaagaaaatgtgaaaaagttcaaagagtATTGCACTTTGGCGAGGCACTGTAGGTGAAATGATGATAGAAAGCTTGTCagtcaaagaaaaaaggatCACAACAGAAGCTCCATGCACAGGAAGTGTGATATTGTGAGACGTCAGGGCAGCTCTGTTCGGCTCCGACCAGGTGGGTCTATTCAGCAGAAAGTCTGGGGCAGGGTTTAAATCCCAGTCTGCTCCTACTCACCAGAGTGTCTCGGctctaatgaaatatttaaaagaaatttgggTGAGATAGGGATTCCACTGCCAAGCCCCCCAAATCCCAAAACCcactctttctcctcctctttatGAGCCAATGAAAGGCTCATCAAAAGATGAGAAGGAATCACTACCTCACACCTCCCATGTTTTCTCTTCTGACTC is a genomic window containing:
- the LOC103471518 gene encoding nuclear factor 7, brain-like, with the translated sequence MASATSLMSDDNFSCSICLDVFTKPVSIPCGHTFCQDCITKHWETVSRLFECPLCKETYHSKPMLRVNIFIADMAERFKNAVRRKSSSPLQEALVGKVLCNLCKSAAVKSCLVCFMSFCKTHLQPHQTLPNLQRHKLIQPVNDLQNRLCKTHGEPFEFFCRGDQMFLCLSCKVKDHRTHTVVTLEEEAKIRKTKLEKDKESTDQLIETRQQISLDIPSWLDGVRKNAEQALSYKNHVMAAVVDYIQRSQIELTEVINTKLQQIEKDGIDFTTELDAEILQIKEKKEQLDKISLTDDDFTFLENALSFTVSSPKVKDWSDLKLNTAEFAIQDAMEELQRSVKSKINTLCDPTFREKQRYAVDVTFDPDTAHPLLNISADGKQVATGYQKRNVDNKPERFQKVLNVLAKEGFSSGKFYYEVQVKGKPQWDLGVVSESINRKGDIRLSPKNGYWTIWYRNGNGLTANAGPAVNLPVRQIPEKVGVFVDYEEGQVSFYDVDARAIIFSFTGNSFTTKLFPFFSPCINEGGQNSAALIITPVTTNH